The following are encoded together in the Tatumella ptyseos genome:
- the ansP gene encoding L-asparagine permease: MKNTKKTAADLQHARRKWLNSHDSGYRKEMGNRQVQMIAIGGAIGTGLFLGAGARLQLAGPALALVYLVCGIFSFFILRALGELVLHRPSSGSFVSYAREFMGEKASYVAGWMYFVNWAMTGIVDITAVALYMHYWGAFGDIPQWVIALGALAIVGTMNMVGVKWFAEMEFWFSLIKVLAIVIFLVVGVVFLGSGKPLDGNTTGFHLISDNGGFFPHGIMAAFVLVQGVVFAFASIELVGTAAGECKNPKIMVPKAINSVIWRIGLFYVGSVVLLVLLLPWNAYQAGQSPFVTFFSKLGVPYIGSIMNIVVLTAALSSLNSGLYSTGRILRSMSMGGSAPRFMSKMSRQQVPYAGILATIVIYIFGVVLNYYVPSQVFEIVLNFASLGIISSWAFIVLCQLRLRKAIREGKAEDISFKLPGAPFTSWLTLLFLASVLVLMAFDYPNGTYTIASVPLIIILLIIGWFGVRKRVHEVSLREQQHLSAHHEE; encoded by the coding sequence ATGAAAAATACAAAAAAAACAGCGGCTGATTTACAGCACGCCAGACGTAAGTGGTTAAACTCCCATGACTCCGGATATCGTAAGGAGATGGGGAACCGTCAAGTACAGATGATAGCAATTGGCGGAGCAATTGGTACCGGGCTTTTTCTCGGCGCAGGGGCACGTTTACAACTCGCAGGTCCAGCCCTCGCACTGGTTTATTTAGTCTGTGGCATCTTCTCATTTTTCATCTTGCGTGCACTGGGAGAATTAGTCTTGCACCGCCCATCAAGCGGTAGCTTCGTCTCTTATGCCCGTGAGTTTATGGGTGAGAAAGCCTCCTACGTGGCAGGCTGGATGTACTTTGTGAACTGGGCGATGACCGGCATCGTGGATATCACTGCCGTGGCGCTCTATATGCACTACTGGGGAGCCTTCGGCGATATCCCACAGTGGGTGATTGCATTGGGTGCGTTAGCGATTGTGGGCACCATGAATATGGTCGGGGTTAAATGGTTTGCGGAGATGGAATTCTGGTTTTCGCTTATCAAAGTCTTGGCCATCGTGATTTTCTTAGTGGTGGGTGTAGTCTTCTTAGGAAGCGGTAAACCCCTCGACGGTAACACGACAGGATTCCACTTGATCTCTGATAACGGAGGCTTTTTCCCACATGGGATAATGGCTGCCTTTGTCTTAGTGCAAGGGGTCGTATTCGCTTTCGCCTCAATCGAGTTAGTCGGTACGGCGGCAGGAGAGTGTAAAAACCCTAAAATCATGGTACCCAAAGCGATCAATAGCGTGATCTGGCGAATTGGTCTGTTCTATGTCGGTTCGGTGGTATTACTTGTTCTGCTACTGCCATGGAATGCCTATCAAGCGGGTCAAAGTCCTTTTGTGACATTCTTTAGTAAATTAGGCGTACCCTATATCGGTAGTATCATGAACATCGTGGTATTAACGGCGGCATTATCGAGCCTTAACTCTGGCCTATACTCGACTGGACGTATCTTACGTTCTATGTCGATGGGTGGTTCAGCGCCACGCTTTATGTCCAAAATGAGTCGCCAGCAAGTGCCTTATGCCGGGATTCTTGCCACGATTGTCATCTACATCTTCGGTGTGGTACTGAACTATTATGTGCCAAGCCAAGTGTTCGAAATCGTTCTGAACTTTGCCTCATTAGGTATTATCAGTTCATGGGCCTTTATCGTGCTGTGTCAGTTACGTTTACGTAAAGCGATTCGCGAAGGTAAAGCGGAAGACATCTCCTTCAAACTCCCTGGAGCGCCGTTCACGTCTTGGTTGACGCTGTTGTTCCTAGCGAGCGTGTTAGTGCTAATGGCTTTCGATTATCCGAATGGAACTTACACTATTGCCTCAGTACCGCTGATTATTATTCTATTAATCATCGGCTGGTTCGGAGTGCGTAAACGAGTACACGAAGTGTCGTTACGTGAGCAGCAACATCTTTCTGCGCATCACGAAGAGTAG
- a CDS encoding tRNA(Met) cytidine acetyltransferase TmcA — protein MPSAFIAEQMRRKGVRRICVISGSPSFRDRATQQWQSTFPGDWLRVTTVATGHVDEYLAQRARQFLGQEWLHAIYDASQGLHLETFAALSGTLVAGSWLILLLPEATSQQSFIDTDSLRWSECEQPIATPVFYRHLWRQLLSDPSHLLWREGESVPQDAPLVIPDWTPPGGQAQQAIIEELRRSPPGNYSVTAPRGRGKSTLGGMLAALVPRCLITGPAKVATAVMARHAGEHYYFQAPDAILAAEDAGTWQWLIIDEAASLPTPQLHALIARFPRCLLLTTTEGYEGTGQGFLLKFGASGTVTKHFTLKTPQRYSAQDPLESFIERLLVLRDLPSPIGKPSPVLSLRAYHPSDWSQQPTLAISTFQLLQVAHYRTTPTDLRRMMDAPDCGYWQMVEGEYCYGALGWVEEGEQSSELAQAVWRGERRPRGNLVAQSLAAHSRFPEAMLLSSRRISRLAVSQSLRREGIGRRLVNALREHSQGKDFLSVSFGYTAALWQFWQRCGFQLVRMGTQREASSGCYAAMAILPLTAAGQQLCQRAVEHFQRDWPSQQTRYSPELSLEAFPSGDPAFLPEDYQELIGFAQAHRPLSVSFPALQRAIQHYPHLNCGEALQHCMRSPYIPEGWSRKQWLVQLRQETAAFLTLLPESLGQPT, from the coding sequence ATGCCGTCCGCGTTTATCGCCGAACAAATGCGTCGCAAGGGAGTGCGGCGCATTTGTGTTATTAGCGGTTCACCGTCATTTCGTGATAGAGCAACCCAGCAGTGGCAATCGACATTCCCCGGTGACTGGTTACGGGTTACGACAGTGGCTACAGGCCATGTTGACGAATACCTAGCCCAGCGTGCGCGACAGTTTCTCGGTCAGGAGTGGCTGCATGCCATTTACGATGCCTCGCAGGGCCTCCATTTAGAAACGTTTGCCGCGCTCTCCGGTACCTTAGTCGCGGGAAGTTGGCTGATTCTGTTATTACCTGAAGCAACTTCCCAACAATCCTTTATTGATACCGATAGTCTACGTTGGTCTGAGTGCGAACAGCCCATTGCAACTCCCGTGTTCTACCGCCATCTGTGGCGTCAATTACTCAGCGATCCTTCCCATCTACTATGGCGTGAAGGTGAGTCAGTACCGCAAGACGCACCCTTAGTTATACCTGATTGGACACCGCCAGGTGGGCAAGCGCAACAAGCAATTATCGAGGAGTTACGGCGCTCGCCCCCAGGCAACTACAGTGTAACGGCCCCACGAGGCCGCGGAAAATCCACCTTAGGGGGGATGTTAGCCGCCTTAGTGCCCCGATGTCTGATTACGGGTCCTGCCAAAGTGGCGACAGCTGTGATGGCGCGTCATGCTGGCGAGCATTACTATTTTCAAGCACCTGACGCCATCTTAGCAGCAGAGGATGCTGGAACCTGGCAATGGTTGATTATTGATGAAGCGGCATCGCTGCCGACTCCTCAGTTACATGCGTTGATCGCCCGATTTCCTCGATGTTTATTACTGACCACGACGGAAGGGTATGAAGGTACTGGACAGGGGTTCTTATTGAAGTTTGGGGCGTCGGGAACGGTGACGAAGCACTTTACTTTGAAGACCCCGCAGCGCTACTCGGCTCAGGATCCCCTTGAAAGCTTTATCGAACGATTATTGGTATTACGCGACCTGCCCTCACCGATCGGTAAACCATCACCTGTACTGTCTTTGCGGGCTTATCACCCCTCAGATTGGTCACAGCAACCAACCTTAGCCATCAGCACCTTCCAACTGTTACAAGTGGCGCATTATCGCACTACGCCGACTGATCTACGTCGTATGATGGATGCACCAGATTGTGGTTACTGGCAGATGGTTGAGGGTGAGTACTGTTATGGCGCATTGGGATGGGTCGAGGAGGGCGAGCAATCCTCTGAGCTTGCCCAGGCAGTGTGGCGGGGCGAAAGGCGGCCAAGAGGGAATCTCGTTGCGCAGTCCTTAGCGGCTCACAGTCGATTTCCAGAGGCGATGTTATTATCAAGCCGACGTATTAGCCGACTCGCCGTCAGTCAATCCTTACGTCGAGAAGGTATCGGGCGACGTTTAGTCAACGCTTTACGAGAACATAGCCAAGGTAAGGATTTTCTCTCTGTTAGCTTTGGGTACACCGCAGCGTTATGGCAATTTTGGCAACGCTGTGGATTTCAGTTAGTGAGAATGGGGACGCAACGCGAGGCGAGTAGTGGATGTTATGCGGCAATGGCGATTTTACCCTTAACCGCGGCAGGTCAGCAGTTATGCCAACGGGCTGTCGAACATTTCCAGCGAGACTGGCCTTCGCAGCAAACCCGTTACTCGCCTGAACTGTCGTTAGAAGCATTCCCTTCCGGCGATCCAGCATTTCTACCAGAAGACTACCAAGAGTTGATCGGCTTTGCGCAAGCACACCGCCCTCTAAGTGTGAGTTTCCCTGCTTTACAACGAGCAATCCAGCACTACCCGCATCTAAACTGTGGAGAAGCTTTACAGCACTGTATGCGTAGTCCGTATATCCCTGAGGGTTGGAGTCGTAAACAGTGGTTGGTACAATTACGCCAAGAAACGGCAGCATTTCTAACACTTTTACCTGAGAGTTTGGGGCAACCGACTTAG
- the ypfH gene encoding esterase, with protein sequence MAHIDYVMVQQGSGPHPQLFVLFHRSGDDPRSMAEIGQWFAKDFPAAFVVSVGAPIPLIHGGSAWFIDEEPEDSTTRTQQKIDQIMPLFTQTIRECQKQCGVSPEATALIGFSQGSIMILEALKNEELLAGRAIIFSGRYNSAPVVASLNTTIHLIHGEDDEQIPLIHAVNAEQWLNEAGGDVTLNIIEQLPHAIDEQGIAIALKHLKETIPQRYFDEASQGQAPDNDDVIPMI encoded by the coding sequence ATGGCACATATCGATTATGTAATGGTTCAGCAAGGCAGCGGGCCTCATCCACAACTTTTTGTGTTATTTCATCGCAGCGGTGACGATCCCCGTTCGATGGCTGAAATTGGTCAATGGTTCGCCAAAGACTTTCCGGCTGCATTTGTGGTGTCGGTAGGCGCGCCCATCCCATTAATACATGGTGGCAGTGCCTGGTTTATCGATGAGGAACCTGAAGATTCCACCACACGTACACAACAGAAAATCGATCAAATTATGCCGCTGTTCACACAAACTATTCGTGAGTGCCAAAAGCAGTGTGGGGTGAGCCCAGAGGCGACGGCATTGATTGGCTTTTCACAAGGCAGCATCATGATCCTTGAAGCGCTGAAAAATGAAGAATTATTAGCAGGACGGGCAATTATATTTAGTGGTCGCTATAACAGCGCACCGGTAGTGGCATCCTTGAATACGACTATCCACCTGATTCACGGTGAGGATGACGAACAGATTCCATTGATTCATGCGGTAAATGCTGAGCAGTGGCTAAATGAAGCTGGGGGAGATGTGACACTCAATATCATTGAGCAGTTACCCCATGCGATTGATGAGCAAGGTATTGCTATCGCCTTAAAACATTTAAAAGAGACCATCCCGCAACGTTATTTTGATGAGGCTTCGCAAGGGCAGGCGCCCGATAACGACGATGTGATCCCGATGATCTAA
- the bcp gene encoding thioredoxin-dependent thiol peroxidase, protein MALLTVGDTAPQFTLLDQDGEEVSLADFSGERVLVYFYPKAMTPGCTVQACGLRDNMSSLKSAGVQVLGISTDKPEKLSRFAEKELLNFTLLSDEDHKVCEAFGVWGEKSFMGKTYDGIHRVSFLIDGKGKVEKVFDNFKTSNHHDIVLDYVQTH, encoded by the coding sequence ATGGCCCTTTTAACTGTAGGCGATACTGCGCCGCAATTTACTTTACTCGACCAAGATGGTGAAGAGGTGAGTTTAGCTGACTTTAGTGGTGAGCGTGTCCTCGTCTACTTTTATCCTAAGGCAATGACCCCAGGTTGTACTGTGCAAGCCTGTGGCCTGCGTGACAACATGTCTTCGTTGAAAAGTGCTGGCGTGCAAGTGTTAGGAATCAGTACCGATAAACCTGAAAAATTATCGCGTTTTGCCGAGAAAGAGTTGCTTAACTTCACGTTACTCTCTGACGAAGATCATAAAGTCTGCGAAGCCTTTGGTGTCTGGGGCGAGAAAAGCTTTATGGGTAAAACCTACGATGGTATCCACCGCGTCAGCTTCTTGATCGATGGCAAAGGTAAGGTCGAAAAGGTTTTCGATAATTTCAAAACCTCGAACCACCATGATATTGTTTTAGACTACGTACAAACGCATTAA
- the purC gene encoding phosphoribosylaminoimidazolesuccinocarboxamide synthase: MQKQAELYRGKAKTVYSTDNPDLLILEFRNDTSAGDGARIEQFDRKGMVNNKFNHFIMEKLAQAGIPTQMEALLSDTEALVKKLDMVPVECVVRNRAAGSLVKRLGVEEGMVLNPPLFDLFLKDDAHHDPMINESYCVTFGWVSPEHLARMRELTLKANQVLTDLFDQAGLILVDFKLEFGLFNGEVVLGDEFSPDGARLWDKETLDKMDKDRFRQSLGGVVEAYEVVAQRLGVTLD, encoded by the coding sequence ATGCAAAAGCAAGCTGAGCTGTATCGCGGAAAGGCAAAAACAGTGTATAGCACCGATAATCCGGACCTGCTAATTCTGGAATTCCGCAATGATACATCAGCCGGAGACGGAGCGCGTATCGAGCAGTTCGATCGTAAAGGAATGGTTAACAATAAGTTTAATCATTTCATTATGGAAAAATTAGCACAAGCCGGTATTCCTACGCAGATGGAGGCATTACTGTCTGATACTGAAGCCCTTGTGAAAAAGCTCGATATGGTGCCGGTAGAATGTGTGGTGCGTAACCGCGCAGCAGGCTCACTCGTTAAGCGCTTAGGCGTCGAAGAAGGGATGGTCTTGAATCCACCGCTTTTTGACCTATTTTTGAAGGATGACGCCCATCACGATCCAATGATCAATGAATCCTATTGCGTCACTTTTGGCTGGGTAAGTCCTGAACATCTCGCACGTATGCGTGAATTAACCCTAAAAGCTAACCAAGTGCTGACTGATTTATTTGATCAAGCGGGTCTAATTCTGGTCGATTTTAAACTCGAGTTTGGTTTATTCAATGGTGAGGTCGTGCTGGGTGACGAATTCTCACCAGATGGCGCGCGTCTATGGGATAAAGAAACCTTAGACAAAATGGATAAAGACCGTTTCCGCCAAAGCTTAGGTGGTGTGGTTGAAGCCTATGAAGTGGTTGCTCAACGTCTCGGCGTAACCTTAGACTGA
- a CDS encoding ArsC family reductase produces the protein MTQVTAPALTLYGIKTCDTVRKARKYLSEHHCEATYHDFRQQGLDETLLDQLIKGLGIKALLNTRGTTWRTLSEDQKQNASDPAAARQIMLEYPAVIKRPVLVRADGEMLVGFDTAAWSTFIQGAR, from the coding sequence ATGACTCAAGTAACCGCGCCGGCCCTTACCCTCTATGGTATTAAAACCTGTGACACCGTAAGAAAGGCACGCAAGTACCTCTCTGAACATCATTGCGAAGCCACTTATCATGACTTCCGTCAGCAAGGCTTAGACGAAACATTACTGGACCAACTAATTAAAGGTCTGGGCATCAAAGCATTGCTAAACACACGCGGCACCACTTGGCGTACACTTTCTGAAGATCAAAAACAGAATGCCAGCGACCCAGCTGCGGCCCGTCAGATCATGTTAGAGTACCCTGCTGTCATTAAGCGACCAGTACTGGTGCGGGCGGATGGCGAGATGCTGGTAGGCTTCGATACCGCCGCGTGGTCAACCTTTATTCAGGGAGCGCGTTAA
- a CDS encoding ACT domain-containing protein: MSSSPVHLVITALGSDRAGIVNTITRHVSQCGCNIEDSRLALLGGEFTFVMLLSGSANAINMIESTLPIKGAELELLIIMKRTPTGSTPVRHEGFSIAVEVPDSPRIIERFTALLTYHRMHIAELMTRAQPGTPAILSIRIHAYGSSAKDVADLEKNFQQLCLELSAQGTLQADGRQETERL; the protein is encoded by the coding sequence TTGTCATCCTCACCTGTGCATTTAGTGATCACCGCGCTCGGTAGCGACCGTGCGGGAATCGTCAATACTATCACCCGCCATGTCAGCCAATGTGGTTGCAATATTGAAGATAGCCGGCTGGCATTACTCGGCGGCGAGTTTACCTTTGTGATGTTACTTTCCGGATCCGCCAATGCGATCAACATGATCGAATCGACTCTACCGATAAAGGGCGCAGAGCTTGAACTCCTTATTATCATGAAACGCACACCGACCGGATCAACCCCTGTGCGCCATGAAGGCTTTTCGATCGCTGTCGAAGTCCCTGATTCTCCCCGTATTATCGAGCGCTTTACCGCACTGCTCACCTATCACCGTATGCATATTGCTGAACTGATGACTCGGGCCCAACCGGGAACGCCAGCCATATTATCGATACGCATCCACGCTTACGGGAGTTCGGCAAAAGATGTGGCAGATTTAGAGAAAAATTTTCAGCAGCTTTGCCTAGAGCTATCAGCTCAGGGAACGCTTCAAGCCGATGGTCGACAAGAGACTGAACGCCTATAG
- the bamC gene encoding outer membrane protein assembly factor BamC: MAYSVKNSAVVKVAGLSVAMLLAGCSHDQHYKREVNGNEEYLDAPALSQMNVPQGMILPLESANYAVPQGRSQGAVGKQLDIRPPSQALSLLNGSRAQFQGTTGLLQIANTGTSLWGQTVAALQANKFAIAQQDDARQQLTTDWISWNRQDEDHQYRGRYQVSVVAQGYEQTLMVKPIALEQKGQAVTSNSEIQRYTAQLLNDISAQLNTAETNRQNAAAANRAGSVDVQSGADDTGLPNLIVRAPFDVTWQRLPKALPLAGMTISDSNRADGSLQLSYSELSSSQWAALGAKDPELAEGKYKLQVGDLDNRSSLQFIDPKGHILTQSQNDALVAVLQAALNK, from the coding sequence ATGGCTTACTCAGTTAAAAATTCGGCGGTAGTAAAAGTTGCTGGATTATCCGTCGCAATGTTGTTAGCGGGTTGTTCGCATGATCAACACTACAAGCGCGAAGTGAATGGTAATGAAGAGTATCTTGATGCACCAGCACTGAGCCAAATGAACGTTCCTCAGGGAATGATTTTACCGCTCGAATCCGCAAACTATGCCGTTCCGCAAGGACGCTCGCAAGGGGCAGTCGGTAAGCAATTAGATATTCGCCCACCGTCACAGGCTTTGTCTTTGCTTAACGGTAGCCGCGCGCAGTTCCAAGGCACGACCGGGTTATTACAAATTGCCAATACGGGAACCTCTTTATGGGGACAAACAGTTGCCGCGTTGCAAGCGAACAAGTTCGCGATTGCTCAACAAGATGATGCGCGTCAGCAACTGACCACCGATTGGATTTCTTGGAACCGCCAAGATGAAGATCATCAATACCGTGGTCGTTATCAAGTCTCTGTCGTGGCACAAGGTTATGAGCAAACCCTGATGGTGAAACCTATCGCCTTAGAACAGAAAGGCCAAGCGGTCACCAGCAATAGCGAGATTCAGCGTTACACAGCGCAGTTGCTTAACGATATCTCCGCACAACTCAATACCGCAGAGACTAATCGCCAAAACGCTGCAGCCGCTAATCGCGCGGGGAGTGTTGATGTGCAGAGTGGGGCAGATGACACTGGTCTACCTAACTTAATCGTCCGTGCACCGTTCGATGTAACATGGCAGCGTCTGCCTAAAGCACTTCCACTAGCAGGGATGACTATTTCTGATAGCAACCGTGCAGACGGTAGCTTACAGCTTAGTTACAGTGAGCTGAGTAGCAGCCAATGGGCAGCACTGGGTGCTAAAGACCCTGAACTTGCAGAAGGGAAATATAAACTACAGGTGGGCGATCTCGACAATCGTAGTAGCCTTCAGTTTATCGATCCTAAAGGACATATCCTGACGCAATCGCAAAATGATGCGTTGGTGGCTGTCCTGCAAGCCGCCTTAAATAAATAA
- a CDS encoding YpfN family protein produces MEWVKEYWWVLIILFMVGLLVNVYKDLKRVDVKKYLDNKPKLPPHRDFNDKWDDEEDDWPKKK; encoded by the coding sequence ATGGAATGGGTAAAAGAGTATTGGTGGGTATTAATCATCCTGTTTATGGTGGGATTATTGGTCAATGTGTACAAAGACTTGAAGCGCGTTGATGTCAAAAAATACTTAGATAATAAACCTAAATTGCCACCTCATCGTGATTTTAACGATAAGTGGGATGATGAAGAGGACGATTGGCCGAAGAAGAAATAG
- the dapA gene encoding 4-hydroxy-tetrahydrodipicolinate synthase, whose amino-acid sequence MFTGSIVALVTPMDENEQVCESSLKKLIDYHIDSGTSAIVAVGTTGESATLTHDEHIDVVLRTVELADGRIPVIAGTGTNATAEGIALTQRLEKSGVVGCLTVVPYYNRPTQEGIFQHFKAIAQSTDLPQLLYNVPGRTGCDMLPETVARLAEIKNIIGIKEATGNLSRVSQIQALTKDDFILLSGDDETALDFMQLGGQGVISVTSNVAAREMAQLCALAAAGKFTEARVLNQRLMALHQHLFYEPNPIPVKWVAKQLGLIANDTLRLPMTPLSATSEPILLQAIRDAGLR is encoded by the coding sequence ATGTTTACCGGAAGTATTGTTGCACTCGTCACACCGATGGACGAAAACGAGCAAGTTTGTGAGAGTAGCCTTAAAAAATTAATCGACTACCACATTGACAGTGGCACCTCTGCAATCGTTGCTGTTGGCACGACAGGTGAATCGGCAACCTTAACCCACGACGAGCACATTGATGTGGTCCTACGTACCGTCGAATTAGCCGACGGCCGTATCCCGGTTATTGCTGGAACCGGTACGAATGCTACTGCTGAGGGTATTGCGCTGACGCAACGCCTCGAAAAAAGCGGCGTAGTTGGCTGTTTGACCGTTGTGCCTTATTATAACCGCCCAACGCAAGAGGGGATTTTCCAACATTTTAAAGCGATTGCGCAGAGTACCGATTTACCGCAATTACTCTATAATGTGCCCGGACGAACAGGCTGTGATATGTTGCCTGAAACGGTTGCACGTCTTGCCGAAATAAAAAATATTATCGGAATTAAAGAGGCAACAGGGAACTTATCTCGGGTTAGTCAGATCCAAGCGTTGACCAAAGATGATTTTATTTTACTTAGTGGTGATGATGAAACAGCGTTAGACTTTATGCAGTTGGGGGGGCAGGGCGTTATTTCAGTAACCTCGAACGTGGCAGCGCGCGAGATGGCACAACTCTGTGCACTAGCGGCCGCGGGAAAATTTACTGAGGCACGTGTCTTAAACCAGCGACTCATGGCGCTTCATCAGCACCTATTTTATGAACCAAATCCTATCCCAGTGAAATGGGTGGCTAAACAGCTGGGATTGATCGCAAATGATACCTTGCGTCTGCCTATGACACCTTTGTCGGCAACTTCAGAGCCGATATTGTTACAGGCGATTCGTGACGCAGGACTGCGATAA
- the ypfJ gene encoding KPN_02809 family neutral zinc metallopeptidase, translated as MRWQGRRESDNVEDRRGDSPTPTGGGSGFRIPAGKGGIVLLIVVVVAGYYGYDLTPLLGGGGQSSSVTQSHTPAPANSDDAQAAKFTKVILASTEDTWGEIFQKMGKQYQAPKLVMYRNATQTGCGTGQSVMGPFYCPADKTVYIDLSFYDEMKNKLGADGDFAQGYVIAHEVGHHVQNLLGIESKVRQQMQQGSQTDANRLSVKLELQADCFAGVWGHYMQQKDVLETGDLQEAFNAAQAIGDDKLQQQSQGRVVPDSFTHGTSQQRYSWFKRGFDSGEPGQCNTFAG; from the coding sequence ATGCGTTGGCAAGGACGTAGAGAAAGTGACAATGTAGAAGACCGTCGTGGAGATAGCCCAACGCCAACTGGCGGCGGCTCAGGTTTTCGTATCCCAGCAGGTAAGGGGGGAATTGTACTGTTAATCGTGGTGGTGGTCGCTGGCTACTATGGTTATGACTTAACGCCATTACTCGGGGGCGGTGGACAAAGCTCCAGCGTAACCCAGTCACACACCCCAGCGCCCGCGAATAGCGATGATGCACAAGCCGCCAAATTTACTAAAGTGATCCTCGCGTCAACAGAAGATACTTGGGGCGAAATTTTCCAGAAGATGGGTAAGCAGTATCAAGCACCGAAATTAGTCATGTACCGTAATGCCACCCAAACGGGCTGCGGCACGGGACAATCGGTAATGGGCCCCTTCTACTGCCCGGCGGATAAGACCGTTTATATCGACCTCTCTTTTTATGATGAAATGAAGAATAAATTGGGAGCGGATGGTGATTTTGCACAAGGGTATGTGATCGCTCACGAAGTCGGTCATCACGTTCAAAATCTACTCGGTATTGAAAGTAAGGTTCGTCAACAGATGCAACAAGGCTCGCAAACCGATGCTAATCGTCTGTCTGTCAAACTTGAACTACAAGCGGATTGCTTTGCCGGAGTATGGGGCCATTATATGCAGCAGAAAGATGTGCTAGAAACCGGCGATCTGCAAGAAGCGTTCAATGCGGCCCAAGCCATTGGTGATGATAAGCTCCAACAACAGAGCCAAGGGCGTGTCGTGCCGGATAGCTTTACCCATGGAACCTCGCAGCAACGTTATAGCTGGTTTAAACGTGGATTCGATAGCGGCGAACCGGGCCAATGTAATACCTTTGCTGGATAG
- the dapE gene encoding succinyl-diaminopimelate desuccinylase → MFCPVIELAQQLIRCPSLSPDDAGCQALLIARLEAIGFHIEPMHFGDTQNFWATRGQGQTLAFAGHTDVVPVGDERQWINPPFEPAIRDGLLFGRGAADMKGSLAAMVVAAERFVEQHPHHTGRLAFLITSDEEASGINGTVKVVEQLMARQERVEYCLVGEPSSTERVGDVVKNGRRGSITANLTVHGVQGHVAYPHLADNPVHRALPALQELAATEWDQGNEFFPPTSMQIANIQAGTGSNNVIPGDLYVQFNFRFSTELTDQQIRQAVADLLDRHQLRYTLEWNLSGQPFLTAKGALVDAVVDAVQHYNEIKPELLTNGGTSDGRFIARMGTQVVELGPVNATIHKINECVSAADLQTLSRMYQRIMQLLLT, encoded by the coding sequence ATGTTTTGCCCTGTTATCGAACTTGCACAACAACTGATTCGCTGTCCCTCGTTAAGTCCTGACGATGCGGGTTGCCAAGCATTATTGATCGCACGCCTAGAAGCGATTGGTTTTCATATCGAACCGATGCATTTTGGCGATACCCAAAATTTCTGGGCCACTCGCGGCCAAGGTCAAACCCTTGCTTTTGCCGGCCATACCGACGTCGTACCGGTTGGCGATGAGCGACAATGGATTAATCCTCCCTTTGAACCCGCGATTCGCGATGGGCTCCTCTTCGGTCGCGGAGCCGCCGATATGAAGGGCTCCTTAGCCGCCATGGTCGTGGCCGCCGAGCGCTTCGTTGAACAGCATCCACACCATACAGGACGACTCGCCTTTTTGATCACTTCTGATGAAGAAGCGAGTGGTATCAACGGTACGGTCAAAGTAGTTGAACAGTTAATGGCTCGCCAAGAGCGCGTGGAATACTGCTTGGTCGGCGAACCCTCGAGCACTGAGCGTGTCGGTGATGTCGTGAAAAATGGTCGTCGTGGCTCAATCACCGCGAACTTAACCGTACATGGCGTACAAGGACATGTCGCCTACCCTCACCTCGCGGATAATCCTGTGCATCGTGCACTCCCTGCCCTACAGGAATTAGCAGCAACTGAGTGGGATCAAGGCAATGAATTTTTCCCGCCGACTAGTATGCAAATCGCCAATATCCAGGCCGGTACCGGCAGTAATAATGTGATCCCGGGCGACTTATACGTACAATTTAATTTCCGTTTCAGCACCGAATTAACCGACCAGCAAATTCGCCAAGCCGTCGCCGACCTGCTTGATCGGCACCAGCTTCGTTATACCTTAGAGTGGAATTTATCCGGTCAACCCTTCCTGACAGCAAAAGGTGCATTAGTCGATGCTGTCGTGGATGCCGTTCAGCACTATAATGAGATTAAGCCAGAGTTACTCACGAACGGCGGAACCTCAGATGGACGATTTATCGCCAGAATGGGGACGCAAGTCGTTGAGTTAGGTCCGGTTAATGCCACGATTCACAAAATCAATGAATGCGTGAGTGCTGCCGACCTACAAACCCTCAGCCGGATGTATCAACGGATTATGCAGTTACTACTGACCTAA